From the Lycorma delicatula isolate Av1 chromosome 4, ASM4794821v1, whole genome shotgun sequence genome, the window tatcggatattgaatgtgtattattaataagatgatcagaaacattagaaaaatccagtttttacttttataatatctaaGTGTTCATCAAATCTAGTTTAGATATTAAAGAacactttaaatattgtaaaagtagaaaattgggtttctctaatgtttctgatcatcttattaaatataaacattgaaTATTCGATATTAATACATACGatacaaataatacaatacattatGATACGatattaatacaatacaatacaaatttagaagtactggaaattaagaaatacaatattaatacaaataatagagtttttttgacattttagaaagattttacatttataaatataaaagtaaatttaatttgatcaacccACATATAGAATACGAGAATGTCACAATCATAAAAGCTgctgtagatagcagcacttctttagacattgataattcataatatttcaactGTGCACAGTCACATATCTTTGGCTTTCAGTAAATTATTagagaatttaatgaaataaacatttgtgTTTCATAGTCTAAAGGTATGTATACAAGTCCACACTTATATCCATATAATATCTGTATCatgttatttatgtttgttgaacattgtaatttatacaacaaatattaaacagttttaaagatCCATAGCATTCCTATTTTTAGCTGTAAAAGATATGGAACATAAATCATTCTGTAACATAACTTCCAGCAGGAATATCTATTGTgaacaaattctaataaaatatgaacttGGGACTTATCACAGTTTCAAGCATGGGGTGACACTTAAAATCAAAACTTCAATctatttttactgatgaatttaacattatgtatataatctgagaaacataaaaacagaaaagtaaaaaaaaacacataacgtACTCATTTGTATTCACTGGACTGGTgatttagaaacaaatatttttataaatctgtatttaaaaatgattatatgatAAAGATTTATGCAATTTGTACACtacagaaactttttttttgtaaaaaaaaaagcagctttaaattacaataaataatgaaaggaaaCTCATCTATTTTCACAGACAAATATTGCCACGCAATAAGACAGCATTACTAGGTAGGAAACTGGTAATAcaaaagccaaaaaaataaacagattaaaagcATATATTCAAAAGATAAGTGCTCAGAGTTatttagtttttgagaaatagatactggttgaaatatttttcttttttaagctaTGTTCTGGCAAGTAATTCTGCAAGATAACTACTATTTGACACAattcttctttttacattttatttcaacagtattattttcttcttcatctGTTTTTGTTCATACATGGAATGGAGATTCCTCCAGTCCACTGTGTCcatcattgaaatataaaaacaaaacataattaaagttattaaagaagTAGTAATGATATAGTAAAAGCTAAATGTGTTCATCAACCTAGATTTGTTCAATGTAAGATCATTGTTAGGTAGGGAATTTTAtgtgtgtaataaattattaaatgattcctACCTGCCTTTTTCCTCAGACATTTAGCAGTGACATAATCTGCAGGTAGTATTGATACATAACTGAGGAATAACCTTCTATTCGAAACATAGCATGTTCACATATTAACTATTTCTTGTGGGAAGATTTACTATAAATTATCAGTTTCTTGACAAAAGTTATGCATTACTTGGCTTTCTTTCTATTATTACCTGAATATGatcattgaaatatttatgttgCAAGCATAAACCTGCTTGTGGTGAAATTTGTGAACTTGTTCTCTCTCAAGTTTCATACTAATCTTTACTCAGCACTTTCATCAGAAATGTGCTGTTTGATAACAAGTCTTATCTGTTATAGCATCAATATCTTTTATGCCACAACTTTTTACTCAGTCATTTTTCAACAGTGGCAGTGTGTTATGTTGTTTTCTTGTGTGAAGTAACTTGTCTACACATTATTGGTCATTTTATCTCTTGTTCTTTGTCTCATCATTTAgtaatgggcaaaagaaaatgtgtgtttaatgttaacctacAACAggattacaaattttgtaattgtgtaatgacagtaacaatgaacatgtttattgcacactatgtactggagaattttctgttgcacataaaggaaagaatgatattgaagaccatgtgaaaacagctaaacataggaatgctattaatgctactgcttcagcaagtaggagatttttttaaagccaaagatgggaataataataacagtgatctggagtgtACTGTTAaaaaagctacattttcataccacactgctagacacgaactcagttttaaaacatcagactgcacatctaaactggttaaaaaatcacatgacccaaaattttcatttgctagaaccaaaactgaggcaattattgttaatgttatttcaccatttatatttgataatgtgttgcattctctggaaaacattaattatgttacagtaacaatggatagctcaaacagaagtgaagtaaaacttgttccgattgttgtaagatatttcagtctgtaggagggaattcaagttaaacttttaaattttgatgaagtgtcagatgaaactgctcaaattttgatttagtatcttttgcagtgtatgaaaaaatacagACTTGAAGAAAAGTTGATTTGTTGTACTGCTGATagcactaacagtaattttggtggtgtgaagagaaaggggaatgaagATGTATTTAGAAAAGTTCAGAGTGATTTAGATAGGCCTATTTTAGGAATTagttgttcagcccacattgtacacaattcagtacaaacagtaTGTGATTCTCCACCCCCTGGACGAAgaagttgttataaaaatttttaaatattttcacatgtatacagtaagagtaacaaaacacaaggttccttagtttgttacctgcaatagaaagcattctttccatttttgatggcctaaaatcatacttcttatcttgtgacaaatacccaaaattattattttttattttttttttaatctaggaagtgaactgtttttgaacCTTTTATGTGGTACTCTACAGttgtttaataatgtagttcCAAAATTGGAAgttaattctatcacagcaacagaagcatttcagacatattctgaagaGAGTGCtcaagttaatgaaattataaaaggttctataaatattgatgacctatttgatgaatgTACATCGTTGAACCAGGTAATGCAAAACCAAAGGGTAgattgtggttcaagttctgaaaaagtaccagatactattgaagagaagtggaaagcaatttttaaggtatttcaaaagactgatatttcatgttgcaatatttctaaaatggttgagtttgcgatgtctttgcctgggacatctgttCCAGTTGAGAGTGTTTTTTCAAGTATagggaacatttggtctgcagaaaggggtagactttcaatatctactgttaaacatctgctaaatggtaaaattaattccgaactttatttttgtgaattttatgatgtaattaaaacaaaccatttctgaaaaaagtcgtGTCTAGTGAAGAattcaactgaataaataaagtttaatgtttcagtaaactgttaagacttttaagtaatttcaaaaatatgtcctgaattggacccaaaaaaatatggtaagcctatgGTGTGGGTACTTTATTcagttgaatattataataaatggtatTACCAACTACTATAATGGGTTTTTGTTGAAACTTTTTGGGAGAAAATGGTTTCCCAttcatatcataaaattattttgatatatttggtTAAGGTAATCTCCAAACAAAGTTCCAGTTCCACATCAACAGAGCATTTTGTATAAATTCTATTGTCCTTATCAGCAAGTATAATAATTTGCTAATTCACCTTTGCCATTTCCGTATGTGAGTTGTATTCTTTTATACTACCATTTACCTGAGCTTTTTGTGTTACATGAGATGATAGTATGTGTTTTTCTAATACGACAATGGTCTACTCATATCTTTATACCTTTATATAATtcttaagaaagtttttatttctccTAAATGTAACTTCTTTCAATAAATAGTTTGTggcaattttcaattttttttacttgaatgctaatcttttaatatattatttaattggaTACACTACAGGTAAAACCCTGATTCTTTTAATTTGGAGTACAAAGGCAGAAGCATTGGCTAGGATTTTTCATTGATATGAAAACTATGTGATCTGTTCTCACCACACATTTATTGAATTGATCCAATTTGGTGATTTCTTTTTGCTAGTTGTATTTTTCagaatataacaagaaaaattccCTTTATCAGCATGCATGGTCTACTGTCTCTTTTAAGACACTTTGGACATCCTTATTAAAACTCTACAATAATAGGCCTCTCAACAAGTTGGTTCAAAGGAATTATAATACTGACAGTATAGTTTTCAATTAGCatataaattcagttattatttgtaatgtgACAAATAATTTCATgagtgtttatgtatttttttataattttgaaataaatttatttaccatattGCCACTGACAATCAGGCTGACTTATGGAAGTAAATGATTGctctaataaataaacttttacacccCAACAAACAAGGGGGACTGAATAGGATCTGTAATTAAAgtatcagttttttaaactttaattttcaagattgaaaatccaatttTATCTTGTATTAATGTAGACAATATGggaactttttaaagaaaaagggtCACATGGGATCCAATTTAAgggttaaaaacattttttgaattttttataatttgtggtactttatctgttttcaacttgtggctgttattaaaaatgttatatgaggtaGCTGTCAAGCAAGGACAACAAAcggtattcaaatttttttttactgaaagttttttatttattttttttaaacttcttttaaataagtagtataattttgatgataaaaattgtCATTTGGTCTAGGGGTTCAAATGagcccaaaatattttattaagattttgatcttttttcaaTTACACTTTtcatactgtttaatttttaaggaaaaacagAAACTTGCTCAAGGTAGTAAAATAGGAGCCAGATTTTTTTGTAgtgaacatttttatctttttattgggAGTCAAATCTGATTTTTGTACCTGGTCAGCCAAACCAATAAAAACCCTActtccattattattaataataactttataataggttataaaatattaaatatattatcagtataaaaataagtattttaaaataataataataaattactattattataaatgataataatcattagattataatgattaataatcttatatttaattaaaatgcttttgtaaaagccaaataataatattatctacaatttttatgtaaaattaagttaattttgcttaactgcttaattttattgtattatttccatttttaaattttattgaacataagGGATAGCACTAAGAAAGTTTTGTAATCTTTACCggcttttttatatcatttttagttATTCTTTCTCATTAAACATAATGATGAGATGCCCTGCAGACCTTTCCTGTTTTTAGTATATGACATAAGCAATCCATGATTACCActccatttaatttattatcatttggtCTAACAGTTATCTACTTTTAGTATGTATATTAGGAACTCACTTaactaaataagttattaatatatttttaatcccaTGTTGAACAATATAAACTTCATTAAGTCAGTATTATTTTGGTAGCacttactatattttaatattatgttttgttgttgctgaattaatcaaaaatttatttgctttaggAACCTTCAACATAATGGATGACAGGGAATGTTCAACATCTGATTGGCTATCAACAGtagagaaaaaatttgaagaagatatTTCTTCTGAAGGAGTAATAGATGTTCTtcctgaattaatattaaattacctttttgAGGAAGCGATATTAGAAGTAGTATTTGAAGTTCACAGAGCTGAACGGACGAGTATACAAGAACAgtgtattatttcagaagatgatgctaaattatattctattatagaAAGCAATGACGGTGATATATTTGGGCaacagtttgttaaaaaatcatctaTATGTCGTTGTCCAAGGTGTCAGCGACCTTTATCAGCATCTGTATTTACTACACATCTCCAAAATTGTGTTGGTAAAGGACGTAGTAGTGCACGTATTGCTAGTCTTAGAATTGCAAACAATTGTATAAGAAATGCTTATGGAGGAATGAgtgatgaagatgatgatgactGGATTGCAGGACCAGAAAAAGCAAAAAAGAGAAAACTAATCGAAACAAAGAAAagtcaagataaaaataatattcggcgaggtaaaaatcaaaacaagaaaaaaacaaacaaagacaTTGTGTATAGTGAAAACAGTGAGGAAATGTAATgcgatattaacatttttataaatttaaagatttaatgtatttaaagattctgatttattttcctgttatgtatttttgcatttggagtgattatattttattcttgacCACGTTGTTATTGACagtcagttttcatattttctgtcaTTTGTGTTCTTCATGCAACACAgtttgcatttaaaatattaccattatttgcagcatatttcaaaattttatctggtagattttaattaaatgtttatttcagctttataaataagaagaaacatgACTCACTGTATAAATTGTACAGTCACTCATTACATTTTCTATAAAttgtttgtcttata encodes:
- the LOC142323445 gene encoding SAGA-associated factor 11 homolog isoform X2, which encodes MDDRECSTSDWLSTVEKKFEEDISSEGVIDVLPELILNYLFEEAILEVVFEVHRAERTSIQEQCIISEDDAKLYSIIESNDGDIFGQQFVKKSSICRCPRCQRPLSASVFTTHLQNCVGKGRSSARIASLRIANNCIRNAYGGMSDEDDDDWIAGPEKAKKRKLIETKKSQDKNNIRRGKNQNKKKTNKDIVYSENSEEM